One Fundulus heteroclitus isolate FHET01 unplaced genomic scaffold, MU-UCD_Fhet_4.1 scaffold_217, whole genome shotgun sequence DNA segment encodes these proteins:
- the selplg gene encoding P-selectin glycoprotein ligand 1, with translation MTPRGMTKRTPLLWGMCLLLAANPAVSSAPENSNTSVTVPTEVATNQQAATSASVLQPTALHPAKPSDAAARAEEAATPTAAHEDGVRNKTSDRRLAVTTATSGSKPLAPTEKVTTKDVVPVELTAAAAERNGTAVLASTGEPQPLSPTLPARTRSPTVSIAPTAKERLVSSSKTTGHAQTFTEVTSAGSGQRSSTAMTAATSETQPRDRTTTANAANQTTGLLLHSSASSRTDTTSPPTTSAGSHASTQQPTSVTGIRSEEPTTHATNESTQSAATSSGSTASVTTSAVVQSTTSELTSTSRSAPASTGSNPTSTGPASTSTYTDSSNTTTANSTSPAGVLIPRGPASTTTRVPSTTVAPCGPSNGSASSQILPCSTKGVVKQCLVVIAVLALVATVFVISTIVLCIKLSARKYKGRKPPPATEMMCISSLLPDKSPAYTRQRNPVSNGVLVFPLGGDSDEEGGDNLTLSSFLPENDRYV, from the coding sequence ATGACGCCCCGCGGCATGACAAAACGTACCCCGCTGCTGTGGGGAATGTGTCTTTTGCTTGCTGCGAACCCTGCGGTGAGTTCAGCGCcagaaaacagcaacacaagCGTCACCGTTCCGACCGAAGTCGCAACCAACCAGCAGGCCGCTACATCTGCAAGCGTGCTGCAGCCTACAGCCCTGCATCCAGCGAAGCCTTCAGATGCGGCTGCTCGTGCAGAGGAGGCAGCGACGCCCACAGCGGCTCACGAAGACGGCGTCAGAAACAAAACCAGCGACAGACGGCTTGCTGTGACGACTGCAACCAGCGGCTCCAAACCTCTCGCCCCCACAGAAAAGGTGACGACTAAGGATGTAGTTCCTGTGGAGTtgacagcagctgcagctgaacGAAATGGCACTGCGGTGCTTGCGAGCACAGGCGAACCACAGCCTCTCAGTCCAACACTCCCAGCTAGAACAAGATCTCCCACTGTCTCCATCGCTCCTACGGCCAAAGAACGCCTTGTTTCCTCGTCAAAGACCACAGGCCATGCGCAGACTTTCACCGAAGTCACATCGGCTGGAAGCGGGCAACGATCGTCCACTGCCATGACCGCAGCCACAAGTGAAACACAACCTCGAGACCGTACAACAACGGCGAACGCAGCAAATCAAACAACAGGTCTTCTCCTCCACTCGTCAGCCTCCAGTCGCACCGACACGACTTCTCCTCCGACGACCTCTGCAGGCTCGCATGCTTCTACGCAACAGCCAACGTCCGTTACTGGAATTAGGTCAGAGGAACCCACCACTCACGCTACGAATGAGTCCACTCAAAGTGCAGCCACCTCCAGCGGCTCCACCGCTTCTGTAACCACCTCGGCGGTCGTTCAATCCACCACCTCCGAGCTCACGTCTACATCGCGTTCTGCTCCTGCCTCCACCGGCTCCAACCCCACATCAACGGGACCGGCTTCCACTTCCACTTACACGGATTCTTCCAACACCACCACTGCCAACTCTACCAGTCCAGCAGGCGTCTTGATCCCTCGTGGCCCTGCGTCAACGACAACCCGGGTCCCGTCAACCACAGTGGCTCCCTGCGGACCGTCGAACGGCTCCGCGAGCAGCCAGATCCTGCCCTGCTCCACCAAGGGCGTAGTGAAGCAGTGCCTGGTCGTCATCGCTGTCCTGGCCCTGGTGGCCACCGTCTTCGTCATTTCCACCATTGTCCTTTGCATCAAGCTGTCGGCGAGGAAATACAAAGGGAGGAAACCTCCGCCGGCCACCGAGATGATGTGCATCTCCTCTCTGCTGCCTGATAAGAGTCCCGCCTACACAAGGCAGCGCAACCCGGTGAGCAACGGAGTCCTGGTGTTCCCCTTGGGAGGAGACAGCGACGAGGAAGGCGGGGATAATCTCACTCTCAGCAGCTTCCTTCCGGAAAACGACCGCTACGTTTAG
- the tmem119b gene encoding transmembrane protein 119b → MQPKALHPISLCLVFCICRSLATHLPLYSPLEGSTDEEELHVKSSVIPRVRPTEYRTTPPEPSQEQSSSSADFANFLEENMLPILVLTTLVFLTFLITCAAFFMSRRLKVNSYHPCSFPSKMYVDHQDKTGGAKPFNEVRGKAVPELEMESVDSNKQLQADILRAASSLRTPHKSAQAAERSEASQSAADHSPADGFDPDCSILDQQLPTLLEEEQCEVPDSREAEAAGSEPEHPEQPAPGDEDSEEPPTGRSLRPPSLHIHNETATLQLIAGEKTAF, encoded by the coding sequence ATGCAGCCAAAAGCCCTGCATCCCATCAGCCTGTGCTTGGTGTTTTGCATCTGCAGAAGCCTGGCCACACACCTGCCTCTTTACAGTCCTCTAGAGGGAAGTACAGATGAGGAAGAGCTTCACGTCAAGTCCTCTGTAATTCCCAGAGTCCGCCCGACAGAGTACCGAACCACTCCACCAGAACCGTCACAAGAACAAAGCAGCTCCTCAGCAGACTTCGCAAACTTCCTGGAGGAGAACATGCTCCCCATCCTCGTTTTGACCACGCTTGTTTTTCTTACCTTCCTCATCACCTGTGCTGCGTTTTTCATGAGCCGGAGGCTTAAAGTTAACTCCTACCACCCTTGCTCCTTCCCCTCGAAAATGTACGTGGACCACCAGGACAAGACCGGAGGCGCCAAGCCTTTCAACGAAGTCCGAGGCAAAGCCGTTCCTGAGCTGGAAATGGAGTCGGTGGACTCTAACAAGCAGCTCCAGGCCGACATCTTGAGAGCTGCAAGCAGCCTACGCACGCCACATAAAAGCGCTCAGGCCGCAGAGAGAAGCGAGGCCAGTCAGAGCGCAGCGGACCACAGTCCTGCGGACGGCTTTGACCCAGATTGTAGCATCCTGGACCAGCAGCTACCAACTCTGCttgaggaggagcagtgtgAGGTTCCTGACAGCAGAGAAGCTGAGGCGGCAGGTTCTGAGCCGGAGCATCCAGAGCAACCGGCCCCCGGAGACGAGGATTCAGAGGAGCCTCCGACCGGAAGGAGCCTCCGGCCCCCGTccctgcacattcacaatgaaACTGCTACACTGCAGCTGATCGCAGGAGAGAAAACTGCCTTCTGA
- the iscub gene encoding iron-sulfur cluster assembly enzyme b — translation MAGVVAKKCLSPLSLLTRRLSAPEFITQCCYHKKVVDHYENPRNVGSLDKNSKKVGTGLVGAPACGDVMKLQIEVDDEGKIVDARFKTFGCGSAIASSSLATEWVKGKTLDEALEIKNTDIAKELSLPPVKLHCSMLAEDAIKAALADYRLKQDDDQQEAARASN, via the exons ATGGCGGGTGTAGTGGCGAAGAAGTGTCTCAGTCCTCTGTCTTTACTCACTCGGAGGCTCTCAGCTCCAGAGTTCATCACTCAGTGCTGCTACCACAAGAAG gtGGTGGATCATTATGAGAACCCAAGAAATGTGGGATCACTGGACAAAAACTCCAAGAAGGTTGGAACCGGCTTGGTGGGGGCGCCAGCTTGTGGAGATGTAATGAAGCTACAG ATTGAAGTGGATGACGAGGGGAAGATTGTGGATGCCAGGTTCAAAACCTTTGGCTGCGGCTCTGCCATCGCCTCCAGCTCTCTGGCAACTGAGTGGGTGAAAGGCAAAACA CTGGACGAGGCTCTGGAGATCAAGAACACGGATATTGCCAAGGAGCTCAGTCTTCCACCTGTGAAACTGCACTGCTCCA TGCTTGCTGAGGACGCCATCAAAGCGGCCCTCGCAGACTACCGCCTCAAGCAGGACGACGACCAGCAGGAGGCAGCCAGAGCCAGCAACTGA
- the LOC105915305 gene encoding chemokine-like receptor 1, which produces MEVDYVEYEDYTPDNETENSTNTLGQLHFYSSQSSLPLVLGVVNIFISVLGLGGNSVVIWICGCKMKRTVLTTWYTSLAISDLLFCGFLPFEVFYVLTSRWPFGHMLCKLTSSALFLNMYSSVFLLVLISADRCVLILFPVWANNHRTVRKARGAVALMWLLSGLLTLPSVIFRTTTTQGSVTKCRTDYGPNSRHAAVALGRFICGFLVPFLIIVSSCVVLGVKLRGSTIRSKRPYKIMVALILSFFFCWVPYHTFVLMELDLERRKLEVLDTGLRVGATLAAANSVISPILYVFIGNDFKQTLKRSLVSRCEEAMAEDVRTGGLNHSRSKSMEIVTNSNCNLQRNISRWK; this is translated from the coding sequence ATGGAAGTGGATTATGTTGAATATGAAGATTACACTCCAGACAATGAAACTGAGAACAGCACAAACACTCTAGGACAGCTGCATTTCTACAGCTCTCAGTCCTCCCTGCCTCTTGTCCTCGGGGTGGTCAACATCTTCATATCAGTTCTTGGTCTCGGAGGAAATTCTGTGGTGATATGGATCTGCGGgtgtaaaatgaaaagaaccGTCCTCACCACCTGGTACACCAGTCTGGCCATTTCAGACTTGCTTTTCTGCGGCTTTTTGCCCTTCGAGGTGTTCTACGTGCTCACCTCGCGCTGGCCTTTTGGCCACATGCTGTGCAAGCTCACCTCCTCCGCTTTGTTTCTCAACATGTACAGCAGCGTGTTTCTGCTGGTTTTGATCAGCGCTGACCGCTGTGTCCTGATTTTGTTCCCCGTGTGGGCGAACAACCACCGAACGGTGCGGAAAGCGCGTGGAGCCGTCGCCCTGATGTGGCTCCTCTCTGGACTCCTGACGCTGCCCTCGGTGATCTTCAGAACGACCACAACCCAAGGGTCGGTCACCAAGTGCCGCACGGATTACGGCCCCAACTCCAGACACGCGGCTGTGGCTCTGGGGAGGTTCATCTGTGGCTTCCTGGTTCCTTTCCTGATTATCGTGTCCAGCTGTGTGGTGCTCGGTGTGAAGCTGAGAGGTTCAACCATCCGATCAAAAAGGCCTTATAAGATCATGGTGGCGCTCATCCTGTcgtttttcttctgctgggTCCCCTACCATACCTTTGTTCTCATGGAATTAGACTTAGAACGCCGTAAGCTGGAAGTGCTCGACACTGGGCTAAGGGTGGGGGCCACTTTGGCGGCGGCTAATAGTGTGATCTCCCCCATTCTCTATGTGTTCATCGGCAATGACTTCAAGCAAACTCTAAAGCGCTCTTTGGTGTCACGGTGCGAGGAGGCGATGGCTGAGGACGTCCGTACGGGTGGCCTCAATCACTCAAGATCCAAGTCAATGGAAATAGTGACAAATTCTAATTGTAATTTGCAAAGGAACATTTCAAGGTGGAAATAG
- the rnf185 gene encoding E3 ubiquitin-protein ligase RNF185, producing the protein MATAAPSAPPPASGSAAAAPETSGPGGSSGSTAADGGGNQDSTFECNICLDTAKDAVISLCGHLFCWPCLHQWLETRPNRQVCPVCKAGISRDKVTPLYGRGSTSQQDPREKTPPRPQGQRPEPENRGGFQGFGFGDGGFQMSFGIGAFPFGIFATAFNINDGRPPPAAPGTPQHTDEQFLSQLFLFVALAMMFWLLIA; encoded by the exons ATGGCCACCGCTGcgccctctgctcctcctcctgcctccgGCTCCGCTGCGGCCGCTCCCGAGACCTCCGGTCCCGGAGGATCGAGCGGCTCGACCGCTGCCGACGGCGGCGGCAACCAGGACAGCACTTTCGAGTGTAACATTTGTCTGGACACCGCCAAGGATGCCGTGATCAGTTTGTGTGGACACCTTTTCTG TTGGCCTTGTTTGCACCAG TGGTTGGAAACTCGGCCCAACAGACAAGTGTGTCCGGTGTGTAAAGCGGGCATCAGCCGGGACAAAGTGACCCCCTTATACGGGAGGGGAAGCACGAGTCAACAGGACCCCAG ggaaaaaacCCCGCCTCGACCCCAAGGACAAAGACCTGAGCCCGAGAACCGCGGC GGCTTCCAGGGCTTCGGCTTTGGGGATGGTGGTTTCCAGATGTCATTTGGAATCGGCGCCTTCCCGTTCGGTATTTTTGCCACCGCTTTTAACATCAACGATGGGAGGCCTCCTCCAG CGGCCCCTGGGACACCGCAGCACACGGACGAGCAGTTTCTCTCCCAGCTCTTCCTGTTTGTCGCTTTGGCGATGATGTTTTGGCTGCTGATTGCGTGA
- the LOC105915307 gene encoding uncharacterized protein LOC105915307 gives MEDKLILAVFNYPELYNVTLPNYRCTESRINAWRNISMALGHPSQECKRKWKNLRDRYLKEVRMELKSKKQGEFVQSKWKYRQLMNFIGPFTGSRVGVMDPCGNEDDNEHESGSAEGDATLPESIKTPSNIPKAAASPPEQKAPLAFVTQLPTLSQDTELTQLAMVAKMTPVSQITPASTAGRKRTLLSTSSSSPQSADPSAKWQAKDGGGPFSTRPRQDEDELFLLSFVPALKRLAPQKRCETKMKIQQIMYEAEFNVQDKKAPQET, from the exons ATGGAAGATAAGTTAATTTTAGCTGTATTTAACTACCCAGAGTTGTACAACGTCACTTTACCGAATTACCGTTGCACGGAAAGTCGCATAAACGCGTGGAGAAACATCAGCATGGCACTTGGTCACCCAT CCCAGGAGtgcaaaagaaaatggaaaaacctGAGAGACCGCTACCTGAAGGAGGTCCGAATGGAGCTCAAGAGCAAGAAGCAGGGCGAGTTTGTACAAAGCAAATGGAAATACAGACAGCTGATGAACTTTATCGGCCCCTTCACCGGGTCCAGAGTGGGCGTGATGGACCCCTGTGGCAACGAGGACGACAACGAACACGAATCCGGTAGCGCGGAGGGAGACGCCACTCTACCAGAGTCGATTAAGACGCCTTCAAATATTCCAAAAGCTGCTGCGAGTCCGCCTGAGCAAAAAGCTCCCCTGGCCTTCGTAACGCAGCTCCCCACGCTGtcccaggacacagagctgaccCAGCTGGCCATGGTGGCCAAGATGACCCCCGTCTCCCAGATAACCCCCGCCAGCACCGCTGGACGCAAACGGACTTTGTTGTCGACGTCGTCGTCTTCTCCCCAGAGCGCGGACCCGTCGGCGAAGTGGCAGGCGAAGGACGGGGGCGGCCCGTTCTCCACCAGGCCGCGGCAGGACGAGGACGAACTGTTTCTGCTGAGCTTCGTTCCCGCTCTGAAGCGTCTGGCCCCGCAGAAGAGGTGCGAGACGAAGATGAAGATCCAGCAGATCATGTACGAAGCCGAATTCAACGTGCAGGACAAAAAGGCGCCGCAAGAGACGTAG